AACTCAGTGTACTTAATTAAAAGAAGAGGAATGATGGGACTATGAAGTTCCACTTGATGCTAGTTGGTATATTGAAGAAAAATAGtgtaaacaaaagaaaaaattaaagcttttttctctaaaaatgtgtttcaaaagtttaatttcatgtttatgtGACAAAATGCAACAAACTAATATGGAGAAGTAATATAATCTGATTTGGGACAGGTTTATTGTGCCTAAACATAGGGTGATTAAGTGGGTGATTAGTCCATTCAGAAAGACTCCCTACAAGGGATCAGTTATTCATGTTTGGTAGAATTCAAGATTAATTACACTTGTCTTTTGTGTGGTTTAGATAATGAATAGGCACAATCACTTCTTCTTTAATTAACTGCTGCTATATATAGCAGGAAATTTTTGGAGGAAATTGTCATTTGCTGTAGTCTTTCTTATAAAGGAACAGAGATTAAGAAGTAAATTCATTGGCGGTAGAAAAAGAGGAATTTCAAAAGGAAGAAGGAGGATGTTTATCAGTAGCTGTTTACAAAATTTGGCATAGTTTAAACTTAATTTTATGGAAACAAAAGTTTCATTTGATTATTGTTCTTGTAAAAAATATTGGTAACATGATTACAGTTTCAATTCATGAGCTTGAGTAAATTCAATAAATAGGAAAGATATAGATTGGGTGAGGGAGCTCTTAACAGtttgtaagtaattttgttagGCTATTTCTTTTAAGTTGTACTTATTTTTGTTGTGAATATACTGattctgaatttttttttaagaaaaacatgcATTAGTATAATATTAACTCCAATACTgtacataatatttttattatactcTTACATTCACATTCACTACAACACTTTTAACATTTAATTACATTCAGCAATAACGTTTTTAAAAAAACGTTATCTAATAGTTATTGGGTCTTATTAATTATTGGGCCTTAGAGAGTTATTCAAAATTGGGCTCATTTGAATTGGGCATTCTTATTGTTGGGTACAGTAGCCTTGAAGAAGAAAGGCTAGGTTTCTTCGTGCTTCAGCTCAGCGCCCCCAAGGATAATCGCTGGTGCTTCGTGCTCAACTCCTCCGACGACATGAATTTCGAGTGTCTAGGTCTCCTCCGGTGAACGGCGATCCAAGGTATTTACTGTAAACTTTTTTTCAGTATGTGTGAAATTATTTCAGTATTTACGGTAAGCTTTCTCACCCATTCTTCTATTTCCGTTGATTGTACTCTGCCGCGGTTCATTTCCGATCATCTACTCCGGTTGAAAATGGCTTCCGCCCAATCATCTCTCTGGCAAAGCATCTGAAGACCACTCCACTGGAATCACCGCTCACTTCTCCTTCTCAATTTACTCTACCTCTCTGATCACTAAAGCCCTCCTCCCAAGGTTTTCTCCTTCTTCCCATTCCTAATTTACTCTCCCTCTCTTTTCGTCTTTTAATTTCAATTTCTTCTCTGCTTTTTGCAGCTTGATCATTCTCTGTTCGTGGAAATCGATCGGTGGGGCAATCGATTCATTCACGGTTACAACTTTTGATTTCATACTTATTCATTTACTTGTAAGTTGAATAGctatgcaattttttttaactctaTTTTATACAATAAATGTTATGCAGGTTGTTGGATTTGGAATTTGGATAGACATGAGTTACATTTGTTTTGTCGTGTACTTAATGTACAGTATAGAGTGTATAGACAAGAGTCAGTGGGAAGAAATctacattcaaaatcaaattggaTTAATCAACCCTACCCATAACTTTAATTGccaaatctttatatatattatcatcgttctttttcctttttattagTCTACAAAGTAGCATATaggaataaattatttaattccCTTTTTTCTTGATGGGTCCTCAGTAAAGAAAACAGGAATGTAATATATACATTCATTAATTTGTCTATTATCGttattctattaattaaactggaaaacataatttaaatttatatatatatatattaatgaaacttatattatatacatagttGCCAAAATAGACTgtcataaaattatatttttgggatccttTCTAAGTGTACTTTTTCAGCTATATTGTTGTCTCTAAAGTTTTAACTAGGAACTTGCCAGAATTATATTATCTCCTTAGGCCCTAATCTTCTAAATTTAGCTAAAATCAAATTGGATATTTGATTCTCTTATTATATTTATCTGTTAGATTCTAAGGCGTATTGGTTCTTATTGATTCTTTTGTGATTGGTATATTTTGTTTTGTGTTGTATGCAATGTCTTAGAACGAGGTGACCAATTGATATACAATTCAGTATAACAATCATTAAATtgtcttatttttatatttcatgATATAAacgaaatataaaaataattcctaTATAGACACTGCTCCTTACTGCAATGATTCTAATTATTATGTGGTGGATGGTGGGTTTAGTGTTTCACTCTCTAATGAAACACCACACTACGAAATCAAGACTTGATATAGTTagcatttttcatgtttagcCACAGTTACTCTCACATGGATGGGAATTCGAATCCTATTATTAGTGAGACAccacactaattttttttttaatttttaatgtttaaataattaatttatgcaTGCTAAGTTTATTAGGAGACTTTTGGCAGGTGGTTTAAGTGTATAATCGTGGTGGTATTATTTAAAGATTTTGCTTGAAGGCTAGTTTGTAGCTGGTAAGTTTcctaaatttttatattgttaattattgttttatttgattgtattgTTGTGGATTGCTTTAATACAATTTCTTGGtccttaaattttttcaattaaaatgCTTATGTGAGAAAATTATATGCTATTCCTATCTCACTTTGGTTGAGATACTAAGTTCtccataatttttattttatatatgttagTTTTTGTTGTCTTTTCTCAGagaaaaaatagttaaataatTTGGACATCATGTTTGATAAAAGTTGGTTACGCTTCAACAGGTAATAAGAATTAAGGGTTTAGTTAATATCAACTTATTAAATGTATAGATTCAACTAGATTGTGCATTtctctaatattttttaatatatatatatatatatttcattcaATTGTAGAGCCTCAAATGAGTATAAGGAAGGTGCTAGGAGTTTTGTAGAGACAATAGAGAAAGAGGCTAATTATCCAGAAAAGTTATTATGTCCATGTAAATTTTGTCGAAACTTAAGTCACCAAAAGGTCAATTTGCTTTATGAGCACTTGGTCATAAATGGAATTGATCCTACATACACAATTTGGTTTCATCACGGGGAAGAAGCACCTAGAAGTGATGATATTGAGGAAATGAATTCTTTTGATGCTTTTAATTTGTTTAGTGCTACAAATATTGATGTTTGTGATTCTGAAGAACCTGTAGAAGGCCCTGATGACAACTTCatcaaaaaattagaagatgCACAAATCGCATTATATCCACAGTGCACAAAATACACTAAGTTGTCAGCTATTATTGCTTTATATAAGGTTAAGACAACTAATGGATGGTCTGACAAGAGTTTTGATGAGATTCTCAATCTTTTTCATGATATGCTTCCATGTGATAACGTGCTTCTCAAGTCCACGTACTCAGTTAGGAAATATCTTCAAACATTTGACTTAGGATATGAAAAGATTCATGCTTGTGTAAATAATTGTTGTTTGTTTAGAAAagataaggagaagttagaagAATGTCCAACATGTGGAACTTCTCGTTGGGCGACAGATAAACTTACTAACAAGGTTCGAAAAGGTATTCCAGCAAAAGTTTTGAGGTATTTTCCTATAATTCCAAGGTTCAAACGAATGTTTAAATCTGAAAGAATGGCTAAGGATTTACGATGGCATCACAATAATAAGAGTAACGATGGGAAAATGCGTCACCCGGTAGATTCTGTTGCTTGGGAATTAGTGAATGAGAGATGGCCTGCTTTTTCCAAAGAAGAACGAAATCTCAGACTTGGACTTTCTACCGATGGTTTTAATCCTTTTAGTAATTTGAGTAGTAAACATAGTGTTTGGCCTGTGATGATCGTTATGTATAACTTACCCCCATGGTTATgcatgaaaaaagaaaatattttattgtcaTTGTTAATTCCAGGACCGAAGCAACCTGGGAATGACATTGATGTATATTTAAAACCACTCATCGAGGACTTGAATACATTATGGAATGAGGGAGTTGAGCTCCATGATGCTTTTGTAAACAAAACTTTTACATTGAGAGCAATTTTGATGTGGACCATCCAAGATTTTCCAGCCTATGGGAACCTTGCTGGATGTAAAACTAAAGGGTATTGTAGTTGTCCTTTATGTGGTAACGACACACATTTAGAGTGGCTTAAGCATAGCTCAAAGTTTTCATTTCGAGGCCATCGAAAATTTCTTCCAACAAACCATCATTTTCGAACTAAAAAGAATTGGTTTGATGGAAAAGAAGAGCATAGCCATGCACCAAGGATAATGAATGGGAGCACAATTTTTGAACATCTCAAAAATTTTGCAAATGTATGGGGTAAATCCAagtcaaagaaaagaaaaaggagtAGTGATGATCAAGAAAGGTGGAAAAAACGATCAATCTTTTTTGAGTTACCTTATTGGAAAGAGTTACATGTTCGTCACAATTTGGATGTGATGCACATAGAGAAGAATGTGTGTGAAAGCATCATTAATACACTGCTAAATGTGGCTGGTAAGACAAAAGATGGACTAAAAGCTCGGTTAGATTTACAAGAAATGGGTATTAGGAGTGGACTACACCCTCAAGAGCGAGGGACTAAGAAGTATCTTCCTCCAGCCATACATACACTATCAAAGGACGAGAAACACTTATTTTGTGAACGTTTGTCCTTGTTAAAAGTACCCGATGGGTATAGTTCAAATATTCAAAATTGTGTTTCATTGGAAGAATGCAAGCTTACGGGTCTTAAGTCACATGATTGTCACATATTGATGCAACAATTACTACCTATGGCAATAAGAGGATTGATGCCTAAAGGTCCAAGGGATGCTATATTAAGATTATGTAAATTCTTTAATCAAATCTGTCAACGAGTTATTGATAGAGAGAGCTTAATTGCTATTGAAAATGAAGTTGCTGAAACATTATGCTTGCTTGAGAGATTCTTTCCACCGTCCTTTTTTGATGTTATGATTCATttggttattcatattggccgAGAAGCACGATTATGTGGACCTGTTCAATTTCGATGGATGTATCCCTTTGAGAGGTAAATCATTATGAAAGTTTatattttcaatattatttatgatatattttaataatttattattgatgtTATAATATATGATGTGATAGACATATGAAGACACTAAAAGCATATGTCAGAAATCAAGCAAGGCCTGAAGGTTGTATTGCAGAGTCCTATCTTGCAGATGAGTGTATGAATTTTTGTAATGAATTCATTAAGTCAACAATTGGGTTGAACAAAAAAAGCATCGCAACGAAGAGTGGGTCAATGATGTGTTATTTGAGGGTCGTCCAATTTCTAGAAAGCATGACTTTACAATGACAGATGAGTGGTTAGAAATTGCACACCGATACGTTCTACTGAATACATCTATTGTGGAGCCTTTTCTAGAGTATGTCCCTGAAGGATTATAATTGTTTATCTTTAtgttaaaatagtaatttttaatcattttatcaaattaattagGATGCATAAGGACGAGTTAAGGAAAACCAACCAAATTTATGCAAGAAATAGTGGCTTGCTTTGGAAAAGGCATGTAGAGACATTTCCAAAATGGCTGAAGGAAAAGGTAAATTGGTTATTTCCTAACCAATATTTCTTATAGTTTTGATTAATATAACTAATTGAAAACTATTTCTCACAGGTTCCTATTGATAAGGGTGAAGAAAATGATTTGTTGAAATGGTTAGCATATGGACCTAGGAAACAAGCAATATCTTGCACAGGATTCATCATCAATGGTCAAAGATTCAATGTAGAAGATGATAAAAAGACAACACAGAATAGTGGTGTTTCTATTGATGCAACAACCATGTGTAGATCCAGTGCTAAAGATCAATCACAAGTTGCAGATGTGGTTTCCTACTATGGAGTCCTAAAAGAGATAATCTTGTTAGATTATCACACATTTCAAATTCCACTTTTTAGATGTCTATGGGCTAATGTTCCTAATGGTATTAGGATCGAAGATGGCCTCACATTAGTTAACTTAGAGGAAAGTCAATCACAATTTGTTAAAGACCCTTTCATTTTAGCTTCACAAGCTAAACAAGTTTTCTACTCTAGAGAACGTGATTCTAGTTGGCATGTAGTAATGATGGCACGCCCAAGAGGATTTTATGAATTGGAATATTATGATAGGCATGAGTATATGCccatcattttagaaaataatattgaaaCTAGGTTGGATGATGTAGTTGAAGAAGACCAATATGTGAGAGTGGATTGTGAAGGCACCTTAGTTTGAataatgttgttgtttttgtcTCGTGTGATGTCTTTTGTACTGTTCTTTTAGGAGTTTTGTTTTCTCAGACATTTTGAATAATGTTGGAGTTTTGCTACAAGAGAAGATGACCATGAAGCTGAAAAACGTCAAGAAGAATAAAGAGAGCAAGATACAAGAGACACAAAAAGATGAACTTCTCAAAGCTAAAAACTCTGTAAGTTTCTTTTCCATATGTAAATACTTTCAGTCTTCTTGTtttaataatatgtatattttttatattgcttAAATAATATTCAACAGGTATTGCTACAAAGGAAGACACGTCGAAAAATGATAGTGAGAGACTCTTCTGAAGATGAGGAAACACCCGGACAAGAGAAAGAGATATGTTCCACTAAGAGAAAGAGATCTCTTAGGAAGAAAGCCTCTCGGTCCAAAACACCCATTCCAATATCTCTTACTCCCATCTCAAATTCTCCAACAGTAAATACTAGGTCCAAAACACCTCAAATTTCTATCACAATGCCTACCATAGACTCCCCTGCACTAAACACTAGGGGCTCTTGAAGAAGGAGGTCCATAGGCTCGTCACCTGTTCTTGATGATGTTGCTCCCCCTTTAGAAGAGCCtatggaaaagaaaaaaagaggtgAAACTAAAATGAAATCAGTTGCTACAAGTAGTGAGGGTCGATTA
This Cannabis sativa cultivar Pink pepper isolate KNU-18-1 chromosome 6, ASM2916894v1, whole genome shotgun sequence DNA region includes the following protein-coding sequences:
- the LOC115715935 gene encoding uncharacterized protein LOC115715935; translated protein: MFDKSWLRFNRASNEYKEGARSFVETIEKEANYPEKLLCPCKFCRNLSHQKVNLLYEHLVINGIDPTYTIWFHHGEEAPRSDDIEEMNSFDAFNLFSATNIDVCDSEEPVEGPDDNFIKKLEDAQIALYPQCTKYTKLSAIIALYKVKTTNGWSDKSFDEILNLFHDMLPCDNVLLKSTYSVRKYLQTFDLGYEKIHACVNNCCLFRKDKEKLEECPTCGTSRWATDKLTNKVRKGIPAKVLRYFPIIPRFKRMFKSERMAKDLRWHHNNKSNDGKMRHPVDSVAWELVNERWPAFSKEERNLRLGLSTDGFNPFSNLSSKHSVWPVMIVMYNLPPWLCMKKENILLSLLIPGPKQPGNDIDVYLKPLIEDLNTLWNEGVELHDAFVNKTFTLRAILMWTIQDFPAYGNLAGCKTKGYYVDLFNFDGCIPLRDI